In the genome of Halostella limicola, one region contains:
- a CDS encoding presenilin family intramembrane aspartyl protease PSH has protein sequence MEQRHRVYAAVAATVGIFLLVQLGALALVEPFQSAGYQAVEDPNDPTNSVAYFAAILVATAVMLAAIKFDVRWFIRGVLVFTSGLLTWYVLNVVVPPLVTVAVGGVAVNVLAVAGAAAVVVGLLVHPEWYVIDVAGIIMGAGAAGIFGISFGLLPALVLLVALAVYDAVSVYGTEHMLTLAEGVMDLNVPIMFVIPTTLPYSFLDSMEEAEEAASSEGDVATADETDASDPDETGVTDESPLERDALFIGLGDAVMPTIIVASAAFFVDEGAIAVPGIALNLAALTAMVGTLAGLVVLMGMVLKGRAHAGLPLLNGGAIGGYLVGALASGLTLTQALGL, from the coding sequence ATGGAACAGCGACACCGCGTCTACGCCGCGGTCGCCGCGACCGTCGGCATCTTCCTGCTGGTACAACTGGGGGCGCTGGCCCTCGTCGAACCGTTCCAGTCGGCGGGCTACCAGGCCGTCGAAGACCCGAACGACCCGACAAACAGCGTCGCGTACTTCGCTGCGATCCTCGTCGCCACCGCCGTGATGCTCGCGGCGATCAAGTTCGACGTGCGCTGGTTCATCCGGGGGGTCCTCGTGTTCACCAGCGGCCTGCTCACGTGGTACGTCCTCAACGTCGTCGTCCCGCCGCTCGTCACCGTCGCGGTCGGCGGCGTCGCGGTCAACGTCCTCGCGGTGGCGGGCGCAGCCGCCGTCGTCGTCGGCCTCCTGGTCCACCCCGAGTGGTACGTCATCGACGTCGCGGGGATCATCATGGGTGCGGGCGCGGCGGGCATCTTCGGGATCAGCTTCGGCCTGCTACCGGCGCTCGTCCTGCTCGTCGCGCTGGCCGTCTACGACGCCGTCAGCGTCTACGGCACCGAGCACATGCTCACGCTCGCCGAGGGCGTGATGGACCTCAACGTCCCCATCATGTTCGTCATCCCGACGACGCTACCGTACTCCTTCCTCGACTCGATGGAGGAGGCCGAAGAAGCGGCCTCGTCGGAAGGGGACGTCGCGACCGCCGACGAGACCGACGCGAGCGATCCGGACGAGACCGGCGTCACCGACGAGTCGCCGCTGGAGCGCGACGCCCTGTTCATCGGCCTCGGCGACGCCGTGATGCCGACGATCATCGTCGCGAGCGCCGCGTTCTTCGTCGACGAGGGTGCCATCGCCGTCCCGGGCATCGCGCTGAACCTCGCCGCGCTGACGGCGATGGTCGGCACGCTCGCCGGACTGGTCGTCCTGATGGGTATGGTGCTGAAAGGTCGGGCCCACGCCGGCCTGCCGCTGCTCAACGGCGGCGCGATCGGGGGCTACCTCGTCGGCGCGCTGGCGAGCGGGCTGACGCTCACGCAGGCGCTGGGGCTGTGA
- the srp19 gene encoding signal recognition particle subunit SRP19, whose amino-acid sequence MVENVIWPAYLDAEKTRSEGRRVPQDIAVPEPTVDEIAEAAGQVGYDAVIERDVAYSREGHEKRGRVLIKNADDDAKNDIVQAVAAYVTALRE is encoded by the coding sequence ATGGTCGAAAACGTCATCTGGCCCGCGTATCTCGACGCGGAGAAGACGCGGAGCGAGGGGCGGCGGGTGCCGCAGGACATCGCGGTGCCCGAGCCCACCGTCGACGAGATAGCGGAGGCAGCGGGACAGGTCGGCTACGACGCCGTGATCGAACGCGACGTGGCGTACTCGCGGGAGGGCCACGAGAAGCGCGGGCGCGTCCTCATCAAGAACGCCGACGACGACGCGAAAAACGACATCGTTCAGGCGGTCGCCGCGTACGTGACCGCCCTCCGGGAGTGA
- a CDS encoding PGF-CTERM-anchored ABC transporter substrate-binding protein codes for MLRDGLRLLVALLVVTAGVGAVATTAGAQTAQDAPTAATTGASTDAAQNDDCTFPVTLEDAKGTEVTIEERPESVVALQPSAAQTMWAIGAEAQVTGMPVSRYTDYLDGSEDKTDISQNDGVSISAETVVSLEADLLLAPNSTPDETIAQFRDVGMTVYEFREAESVEDIYEKTNRTGRLTGNCEGAAEAVAEMRTEIEVVQEAVSGEEPETVYYQMGGGYTAGADTFINHVIELGGGENIAVAANVTGYAQLSGEVIAEQNPEWVLVNEEMGLQETEALANTTALREDQIIEVNANYLNQPGPRVVVPISEIAQAIHPEAYEEANVSVRGEAEAEAEAEAGGNDSDGTTADDANDSGGESDNDGQPGMGVAPAVAALVGTLALLTRRRD; via the coding sequence ATGCTACGAGACGGACTTCGATTGCTAGTCGCGCTGCTCGTCGTCACGGCGGGCGTCGGCGCCGTCGCGACGACCGCCGGCGCGCAGACGGCACAGGACGCCCCGACCGCCGCGACGACGGGCGCGAGCACCGACGCCGCGCAGAACGACGACTGTACGTTCCCCGTCACGCTGGAGGACGCGAAGGGGACCGAGGTGACGATAGAGGAGCGGCCCGAATCGGTCGTGGCGCTCCAGCCGAGCGCCGCCCAGACGATGTGGGCTATCGGAGCCGAGGCCCAGGTGACGGGGATGCCCGTCAGTCGGTACACCGACTACCTCGACGGCAGCGAGGACAAGACCGACATCAGCCAGAACGACGGCGTGTCGATCTCCGCCGAGACGGTCGTCTCGCTGGAGGCCGACCTCCTGCTCGCGCCGAACAGCACCCCCGACGAGACCATCGCGCAGTTCCGCGACGTCGGGATGACGGTGTACGAGTTCCGGGAGGCAGAGTCGGTCGAGGACATCTACGAGAAGACGAACCGCACCGGCCGGCTGACGGGTAACTGCGAGGGTGCGGCCGAGGCCGTCGCCGAGATGCGGACGGAGATCGAGGTCGTTCAGGAGGCCGTTAGCGGCGAGGAGCCCGAGACGGTCTACTACCAGATGGGCGGCGGCTACACCGCCGGCGCGGACACGTTCATCAACCACGTCATCGAACTCGGGGGCGGCGAGAACATCGCCGTCGCCGCGAACGTCACGGGCTACGCCCAGCTCAGCGGCGAGGTGATCGCCGAACAGAACCCCGAGTGGGTCCTCGTGAACGAGGAGATGGGCCTGCAGGAGACCGAGGCGCTCGCGAACACGACCGCCCTGCGGGAAGACCAGATCATCGAGGTGAACGCCAACTACCTGAACCAGCCCGGGCCGCGGGTCGTGGTTCCGATCAGCGAGATCGCACAGGCGATCCACCCCGAGGCGTACGAGGAGGCGAACGTCTCCGTCCGCGGCGAGGCCGAGGCTGAGGCCGAAGCGGAGGCCGGCGGCAACGACTCCGACGGCACCACCGCCGACGACGCGAACGACTCCGGCGGCGAGTCGGACAACGACGGCCAGCCCGGCATGGGCGTCGCGCCCGCCGTCGCCGCGCTGGTCGGGACGCTCGCGCTGCTGACTCGGCGGCGCGACTGA
- the btuC gene encoding vitamin B12 ABC transporter permease BtuC: MHTGVRATAWSAALSLLLVVVVVVSAAIGPVPLDHAVVAKAALNAVAVPASLGLTVSSAPLPLTSASVPVPGLDVGYVHPFSLSVPETDQRIVGSLRLPRIVLAGVVGFALAAAGTVMQGFFRNPMADPSIIGVSSGAAVGAVAAIALPGAVPVGPRTAAFGGALAAAFLVYAIATEGGRTPVATLLLAGVAVQTFLGAAISYMLVLSGEQLREAVYWLMGNLRASTWGDVEFALPVSLVGFAVLLAFAGDLNVLLLGEEDATHLGVEVERTKRLLLALASVVTAAAVAVAGVIGFVGLIVPHMMRLVVGPDHRVLLPTSALAGASFLVATDTLARSGPAEVPVGIVTAALGAPFFLFLLRRREVTAL; the protein is encoded by the coding sequence ATGCACACCGGCGTCCGCGCGACGGCCTGGTCGGCCGCGCTCTCCCTCCTGCTCGTCGTCGTCGTGGTCGTCAGCGCCGCGATCGGGCCCGTCCCGCTCGACCACGCGGTCGTGGCGAAGGCGGCGCTGAACGCGGTCGCCGTCCCCGCCTCGCTGGGCCTCACCGTGTCGAGCGCGCCGCTGCCGCTCACCTCCGCGTCCGTCCCGGTCCCCGGACTCGACGTGGGCTACGTTCACCCGTTTTCGCTCTCCGTCCCGGAGACCGATCAGCGCATCGTCGGCAGCCTCCGCCTACCCCGGATCGTCCTCGCGGGCGTGGTCGGGTTCGCGCTCGCCGCCGCGGGCACGGTCATGCAGGGCTTCTTCCGGAACCCGATGGCCGATCCCTCCATCATCGGCGTCTCCTCCGGTGCGGCGGTCGGCGCGGTGGCCGCCATCGCGCTCCCGGGGGCCGTCCCGGTCGGTCCGCGGACGGCTGCGTTCGGCGGCGCGCTGGCGGCCGCCTTCCTCGTGTACGCCATCGCGACCGAGGGCGGGCGGACGCCCGTCGCGACGCTTTTGCTCGCCGGCGTCGCCGTCCAGACGTTCCTCGGTGCGGCCATCTCCTACATGCTCGTCCTCTCCGGCGAACAACTGCGGGAGGCCGTCTACTGGCTGATGGGCAACCTCCGCGCGTCGACGTGGGGCGACGTGGAGTTCGCCCTCCCCGTCTCCCTCGTCGGGTTCGCGGTCCTCCTCGCGTTCGCGGGGGACCTCAACGTCCTCCTGCTCGGCGAGGAGGACGCGACCCACCTCGGCGTCGAGGTCGAGCGCACCAAGCGCCTGCTGCTGGCGCTCGCGAGCGTCGTCACCGCGGCGGCCGTCGCCGTCGCCGGCGTCATCGGCTTCGTCGGCCTCATCGTCCCGCACATGATGCGTCTCGTCGTCGGCCCGGACCACCGCGTCCTGCTCCCGACGAGCGCGCTCGCCGGCGCCTCGTTCCTCGTCGCCACGGACACCCTCGCGCGCTCCGGCCCGGCGGAGGTGCCCGTCGGCATCGTCACCGCGGCGCTCGGCGCGCCCTTCTTCCTCTTTCTCCTCCGCCGGCGGGAGGTGACCGCGCTGTGA
- a CDS encoding H/ACA ribonucleoprotein complex subunit GAR1 has product MQRLGEVVRTAQGLVIVRVPDDDAPDIGTEAVDESLNEVGRVVDVFGPVDRPYVAVSPDDDRTLATMLGQKLYAR; this is encoded by the coding sequence ATGCAGCGCCTCGGCGAGGTCGTGCGCACCGCGCAGGGCCTCGTGATCGTGCGGGTGCCGGACGACGACGCGCCGGACATCGGGACGGAGGCCGTCGACGAGTCGCTGAACGAGGTCGGCCGGGTCGTCGACGTGTTCGGCCCGGTCGACCGGCCGTACGTCGCCGTCTCGCCCGACGACGACCGGACGCTCGCGACGATGCTCGGGCAGAAACTGTACGCGCGGTAA
- a CDS encoding ATP-binding cassette domain-containing protein, with the protein MIDVECVTVSLGGTEVLTDVSASVDRGSFVGLVGPNGAGKTTLLRTISGAISPDSGRVLIDGEDVHRLSSKAASRRVAVVPQETHLAFSFDVETAVAMGRHPYRSRFGRATDADRAAVERAMERTGVGRFADRSVEAVSGGERQRVLLARALAQDTPVLLLDEPTASLDVNHQVETLELVSDLVADGKTAVAAIHDLNLAARYCDELVMLADGGVLAHGTPAEVLSEANLADAFDADAVVTRDGVTGSLSVTALADRPAEDATVHVVGGGETGARVLDALGAAGFERSAGPLAAGDAAAETARAQGVDLVTTAPFEAVDDDALAALENRVTAADATVLADPVLTPGNREILGTLADADPIVVVETRPFEERNRAGDDARDTYESIRRRAAVVPAEDVPAAVRELRTGVPAAASADDSQ; encoded by the coding sequence GTGATCGACGTCGAGTGCGTCACCGTCTCGCTCGGCGGGACCGAGGTGCTGACGGACGTCTCAGCGTCCGTTGACCGGGGGTCCTTCGTCGGCCTCGTCGGCCCGAACGGCGCCGGAAAGACGACGCTGCTTCGGACTATCAGCGGAGCGATCTCGCCCGATTCGGGGCGCGTGCTGATCGACGGCGAGGACGTCCACCGCCTCTCCTCGAAGGCGGCGAGCAGGCGGGTCGCCGTGGTGCCACAGGAGACGCACCTCGCGTTCTCCTTCGACGTGGAGACCGCCGTCGCGATGGGCCGGCACCCCTACCGGTCCCGCTTCGGCCGAGCGACGGACGCCGACCGCGCGGCCGTCGAGCGCGCGATGGAGCGCACCGGCGTCGGGCGCTTCGCCGATCGCTCCGTCGAGGCGGTCAGCGGCGGCGAGCGCCAGCGCGTCCTCCTCGCGCGCGCACTCGCACAGGACACGCCCGTCCTCCTGCTCGACGAGCCCACGGCCAGCCTCGACGTGAACCACCAGGTCGAGACGCTGGAACTCGTCTCCGACCTCGTCGCGGACGGGAAGACGGCCGTCGCCGCCATCCACGACCTGAACCTGGCCGCGCGATACTGCGACGAACTCGTCATGCTCGCGGACGGCGGGGTGCTGGCCCACGGAACGCCGGCCGAGGTGCTCTCGGAGGCGAACCTCGCCGACGCGTTCGACGCCGACGCCGTCGTCACGCGGGACGGGGTCACCGGGAGCCTCTCCGTGACGGCGCTCGCGGACCGCCCCGCCGAGGACGCGACGGTCCACGTCGTCGGTGGCGGGGAGACCGGCGCGCGGGTTCTCGATGCGCTCGGTGCAGCGGGGTTCGAGCGTTCGGCCGGGCCGCTCGCGGCGGGCGACGCCGCCGCCGAAACCGCGCGGGCACAGGGCGTGGACCTCGTCACGACCGCGCCGTTCGAGGCGGTCGACGACGATGCCCTCGCCGCGCTCGAAAACCGCGTGACCGCCGCGGACGCGACGGTGCTCGCGGACCCGGTGCTGACCCCCGGAAACCGCGAGATTCTCGGGACGCTCGCCGACGCGGATCCGATCGTCGTCGTCGAAACTCGGCCGTTCGAGGAGCGCAACCGAGCCGGCGACGACGCTCGCGATACGTACGAATCGATCCGGCGGCGCGCTGCGGTCGTTCCCGCCGAGGACGTGCCGGCCGCCGTGCGGGAACTCCGTACCGGGGTGCCCGCTGCAGCGTCGGCCGACGACTCTCAGTGA